The DNA window TGCCGGCTGCTGGAGTCCACCGACCGCACCGTCGACCAGATCGGCCACGCGAGCGGGTTCCGCAGCCGTTCGAGCTTCCACCGCGCGTTCCGCGCCACGGTCGGTCGTACGCCCGCCGACTACCGGGCCAGCCGAGCGACCTCCTCTTCCTTCATCCGTGCTTGAATCCGTTCGCGTTCGGGAATGACGCGCTCGCGCGGCGCGGTCGGCTCGAACACGTACCGGTCGACGCCGAGTCCCTTCAGCACCGCCTGCTCGACGAGCGAGTGCCCGTCCTCGCGGTCGAACCGCATCGGTTCGGTCAACGACACCGCGGGGTTGGTGATGAAGCGCGGCAGCCTGAGCAGGTTCTGCGCCTTGGCGTGCAGGATGAACGGGTGGAGCAGGAACACGTCGCCCACCCGGCCGGTCGCCTCGGCGAAGTCCGTACAGCCGGCCGCGATGCCAGCGAAGTCGAAGCCGCCGGGCAGGATCCCCTCCGGATGCTCGGCGAGGAACCGCGCGATCGGCGCGACCGAGTCGCAGGTCACGAACGTCGCGCCGCCCTGGTGCTGGACGTCGGACCAGAGCACGAGCGTCAGCAGCCCCTGCTCGGGTGAGTCGAGGAAGTGCCGGAACCAGTCGCCGTCCTTGTGCCAGCCACTCGACTCCGGACCGGCCGGCGCCCACGGCTCGTCCGCGCCCTGGCCGAGGTTGACGATGAAGCCATCGCCCCACGCGGGTCCGGGCGCGATGCGGTCCTCGCCTCCGACGAGGTCGCACATCGCGTCCCACGCGCGCGGCGCGAACTCCTTGACCTCCAGCCGCCGGTGCACGGGCATGTGGACGGACGGCTCGACCCAGGTCGACTGGTCGTCGCGGTCGTAGCCGAGCCTCGTCCAGATCGTGTCGGTGTACTCGGCGGCGGCTTCGGCGGAGAAGCAGTCGTGGATGACGACGTAGCCCTTGTCGAGGAAGTGTTGTGCCTGCTCGTCGGAGAGGACTCGATAGGTCATTTCCTCAACGTACGCGGCGGCTGGTGGCCGGATCCAGCCGATTTCGCGGCCCGGACAGCCACTCCCGGACACCGGTTTCCGTGCCATGATCTTCGTTCATGACTGGACTCCGGGTCGGCGTGGTCGGCCTTCGCTTCGGCGGCGACTTCGTGCCGATCTACCGCGATCATCCCGATGTCGCCGAGGTGGCCATCGCGGACACCGACCCCGCCGCGGTCGCCCGGGTCGCTTCGCAGCACGGGATCGCGTCGACGTTCACCTCGCTCGAGGCGCTGGTGGACGCGGTCGACGCTGTGCACGTGGCGACGCCCGTACGGTTCCACGTCGAGCACGTCGTCTCGGTGCTGTCCGCTGGTCGGCACTGTGCGAGTGCTGTGCCGATGGCGATGGACTTCGAGGGGATCCGGCGCATCATCGCCGCGCAGGAGGCGGCCGGCCGGAACTACATGATGATGGAGACGATGGTCTTCGGTCGCGAGTACTTCTTCGTTCGCGACTTGCATGCACGTGGTGAGCTGGGGCCGCTGTCGTTCTTGCGCGGTATGCATCTGCAGAACCTCGACGGCTTTCCGCGTTACTGGTATGGGTATCCGCCGCTCAAGTACGCCACGCACGCACTGTCGCCGCTGCTCGCGCTCGCCGACGCGCGGGTGGTGTCGGCGCATGCTTTGGGGTCTGGCGTGCTGACACCGGAGCGGCGGGGTGACTTCGACAACCCGTTCCCGACCGAGACGGCCTTGTTCCGCCTTGACAAGGACGGGTTGACGGCCGAGGTCACGGTGTCGTTCTTTCAACTGGGACGGGCCTATCAGGAGGGCTTCCAGGTGTACGGCCAGGAGGCTGGTGTCGAGTGGCCGCAGCTCGAAGGGGACGAGCTGACGGTCTTCCGCCTGGACTACCCGTCGTCCTCGCGGCGCGGCCGTGCTGTCTCTGTTGAGCGTATGCACGCTCCGGACCGGCCGGACCTGCTCCCGACCGAGCTGCATCCGTTCGTCCGCGGCGGGCACAGCGGGGCGCATCCTCATCTGGTGCACGAGTTCGTCCGCAGCATCGTGGAGGAACGTTCACCGCTCGTCGACGCCCGCACCGCCGCGCGCTGGACCGCACCCGGCATCGCCGGGCACGAGTCGGCGATGCTCGGTGGTCAGCCGGTCGAGGTGCCCGACTTCTGAAGCCGCGACAGCGAGTGCTCGATGTGCTGCCGGGCAAGGCGTTCCGCGTCCTTCGCGTTGCCCTTCTCGACGGCGTCGAGGATCCCTTCGTGCTCCTCGAACTCCTCGGTCCAGGTCGGCCAGCGTTCCCAGAGCAGGCTGACGATGCCGAGCGCGGTGAGGTGCTGCAGGTCGTCGAGCTGGGACACGACGATGTCGTTGCCACACGCGGCGTAGAGCGCTCGGTGGAACCGCCGGTTGGTGAGTGAGAGCTCGCTGTGATCGGGCTCGGCGAGCAACGTACGCGCTTCCTCGAGTGTCGCCTTCGCCTCCGTGATCGCCTTGTCCGGTTGGGACTTCGCCGTTCGTCCGACGGCCCACGGCTCGAGGAGCAGGCGGACCTCGTAGATGCGTTCCAGGTCACCGACGGCGAGCCGGCGTACGGCGACGCCGCGGTTGGGATGGACGGTGACGAGCCCGGTCGACGCCAGGCTGATCAGTGCTTCACGCACGGGCGTCTTGGAGACGCCGAGCATCTCGGCGAGGCGACGTTCGACGAGTGAGGATCCGGGCGCGAGCTGGCCCTGCAGGATCGCCAACCGGATCGCGTCCACAACGAGGTCCGAGCGGGTCGCCGTCTGTTCCAGCGGCGCCAACGCGGGTGGGTTGCTCATGCTCATCGGTATACCTCACCGGCTCTCGGGTTCGGCGACGACACCCTCGCGGGCGAGGAAGTCGAAGTCGCAGCCGTCCTCGGCCTGGCCGATGTGCTCGAGGTAGAGCGCGCCGTACCCGCGTCCGTACGCCGGTGCGGGCGCTGTCCACTCTGCTCGCCGGCGTTCCAGCTCCTCGTCCGACAGGTCGACGTCCAGTCGCCTGGCCGCGACGTCCAGGGTGATCCGATCGCCATCTCGAACGAACGCGAGCGGCCCGCCGATGTGGCTCTCCGGCGAGATATGCAGGACGCACGCCCCATAGCTCGTGCCGCTCATCCGCGCGTCCGAGAGCCGCAGCATGTCGCGAACGCCCTGCTTCAGCAGGCGATCCGGGATCGGGAGCATGCCGTACTCGGGCATCCCAGGGCCGCCCTTCGGGCCGGTGCCGCGGAGCACGAGGACGGTGTCCGGCGTGATCGGCAGGCTCTCGTCGTTGATGCGGGCTTGCAGGTCCTTGTAGTTGTCGAACACGACGGCGGGGCCGGTGTGCTGGAGGAACCGTGCGTCCATCGCGGCGTGCTTGATCACGGCACCGTTGGGGGCGAGGTTGCCGCGCAGGATCGCGACGCCGCCTTCGGGCCAGACCGGCTTGTCCAGTGGGCGAATCACGTCCGCATCGTGCACTTCCGCGCCCTCGATGACCTCGCCGAACGTGTGGCCGGTGGCGGTGAGCCGATCGAGATGCAGCACCTCCCGCAGCTGCCAGAGGAGGGCGCGCAGGCCGCCGGCGTAGTAGAAGTCCTCCATCAGGTACGCGCCGGTCGGCCTGACGTTCGCGAGGACGGGGACCTTGCGGGAGACCGCGTCGAAGTCGTCGAGTGTCAACTTCGCCTTGCTCCGGCGGGCCATCGCGATGAGGTGGATGACGGCGTTCGTGGATCCGCCCAGCGCGAGAACGGTGGCGACGGCGTCGAGGTAGGCGCGTTCGTCCAAGATCTGTGAGGGTTTGCGGTCGTTCCAGACCATCTCGACGATGCGGATGCCGGTGGCGGCGGCCATGCGTGCGTGCGCGGAGTCGGCGGCGAGGATGCTGGCGGCGCCGGGGAGCGTCATGCCGAGCGCTTCGGCCGCCGAGGTCATCGTGGACGCCGTACCCATTGTCATGCAGTGACCGGGGGAGCGGGCGATGCCTTCCTCGATCTCGGCCCATTCCTGCTCGCCGATGACGCCGGCGCGCTTGTCGGCCCAGAACTTCCAGACATCGCTGCCGCTGCCGAGCGTGGTGCCGCGCCAGTTGCCGCGCAGCATCGGGCCGGCGGGAACGAAGATCGCCGGAATGTCCATGCTGGCGGCGCCCATCAGCAGCGCGGGCGTGGTCTTGTCGCAGCCGCCCATGAGGACGGCGCCGTCGATGGGGTAGCTGCGGAGGAGCTCCTCGGTCTCCATCGCGAGCAGGTTGCGGTAGAGCATGGTGCTGGGCTTCTGGAACGGTTCGGACAGAGAGATCGCGGGGAGCTCGACGGGGTAGCCGCCGGCTTGCCAGACGCCGCGCTTGACCTCCTCGGCACGCTGGCGGAGGTGGGTGTGGCAGGGGTTGATCTCGCTCCAGGTGTTGACGATGCCGATGACGGGCTTGCCGAGATGCTCCTCGGCGCCGATGCCCATCTGGCGAGTTCGGCTGCGGTGGCCGAACGCGCGGAGGCCCTCGTCGCCGTACCAGGCGTGGCTGCGCAGGTCTGCTGGCTTCTTCACGTTCACGTGAGCTCCGAGAGTCGGCGGTTCGGGGCGATGACGTCGGGATCGGTGCGTACGTCCACGACACAAGGGCGCCCGCAGGCGAGGGCGGTGCGGAGGACGTTCTCGGTGTCGCTTGGTCGGTCGAGCGTGAGGCCGATGGCGCCAAGCCCTCTTGCCCACTGCGCAAGGTCGAGCTCGCCGATATCGACGGCAGCCAGCCGTCCGTGCTCACGCGCCTGATGCATGGCGATCGTGCCGTAGAGGCCGTTGCGGAACACGACCACGACAATGGGGGCATCGAGCCGTACGGCGGTCTCGATCTCCTGACCGGTCATGAGCACGCCACCGTCGCCGACGAACGCGACGACGGTGCTGTGCGGCCGGCTGAGCTTGGCCGCCACTGCCGCCGGCACCGCATACCCCATGGCGCCGTTGCAAGGCCCAAGCTGCCTGTGGGGGCCGGCGAACTTCCAATACCGGTGGTAGAAAGCCGAGAAGTTCCCCGC is part of the Tenggerimyces flavus genome and encodes:
- a CDS encoding Gfo/Idh/MocA family oxidoreductase encodes the protein MTGLRVGVVGLRFGGDFVPIYRDHPDVAEVAIADTDPAAVARVASQHGIASTFTSLEALVDAVDAVHVATPVRFHVEHVVSVLSAGRHCASAVPMAMDFEGIRRIIAAQEAAGRNYMMMETMVFGREYFFVRDLHARGELGPLSFLRGMHLQNLDGFPRYWYGYPPLKYATHALSPLLALADARVVSAHALGSGVLTPERRGDFDNPFPTETALFRLDKDGLTAEVTVSFFQLGRAYQEGFQVYGQEAGVEWPQLEGDELTVFRLDYPSSSRRGRAVSVERMHAPDRPDLLPTELHPFVRGGHSGAHPHLVHEFVRSIVEERSPLVDARTAARWTAPGIAGHESAMLGGQPVEVPDF
- a CDS encoding GntR family transcriptional regulator codes for the protein MSNPPALAPLEQTATRSDLVVDAIRLAILQGQLAPGSSLVERRLAEMLGVSKTPVREALISLASTGLVTVHPNRGVAVRRLAVGDLERIYEVRLLLEPWAVGRTAKSQPDKAITEAKATLEEARTLLAEPDHSELSLTNRRFHRALYAACGNDIVVSQLDDLQHLTALGIVSLLWERWPTWTEEFEEHEGILDAVEKGNAKDAERLARQHIEHSLSRLQKSGTSTG
- the araD gene encoding L-arabinonate dehydratase, with amino-acid sequence MNVKKPADLRSHAWYGDEGLRAFGHRSRTRQMGIGAEEHLGKPVIGIVNTWSEINPCHTHLRQRAEEVKRGVWQAGGYPVELPAISLSEPFQKPSTMLYRNLLAMETEELLRSYPIDGAVLMGGCDKTTPALLMGAASMDIPAIFVPAGPMLRGNWRGTTLGSGSDVWKFWADKRAGVIGEQEWAEIEEGIARSPGHCMTMGTASTMTSAAEALGMTLPGAASILAADSAHARMAAATGIRIVEMVWNDRKPSQILDERAYLDAVATVLALGGSTNAVIHLIAMARRSKAKLTLDDFDAVSRKVPVLANVRPTGAYLMEDFYYAGGLRALLWQLREVLHLDRLTATGHTFGEVIEGAEVHDADVIRPLDKPVWPEGGVAILRGNLAPNGAVIKHAAMDARFLQHTGPAVVFDNYKDLQARINDESLPITPDTVLVLRGTGPKGGPGMPEYGMLPIPDRLLKQGVRDMLRLSDARMSGTSYGACVLHISPESHIGGPLAFVRDGDRITLDVAARRLDVDLSDEELERRRAEWTAPAPAYGRGYGALYLEHIGQAEDGCDFDFLAREGVVAEPESR